The following coding sequences are from one Panthera leo isolate Ple1 chromosome E1, P.leo_Ple1_pat1.1, whole genome shotgun sequence window:
- the LOC122207091 gene encoding keratin-associated protein 1-3-like, with product MACCSTSFCGFPTCSTSGNCGSSCCQPNCCQNSCCQPSCCQTSCCQPSCCQPSCCQPSCCQPSCCQPSCCGTGCGTGGGQEGGCGAVSCRVRWCRPDCRVEDTCLPPCCVVSCIPPTCCQLHHAQASCCRPSYCGQSCCRPACCCYCCQPSCCQPTCCEPTC from the coding sequence ATGGCCTGCTGCTCCACTAGCTTCTGTGGATTTCCCACCTGCTCCACCAGCGGGAactgtggctccagctgctgccagcccaaCTGCTGCCAGAacagctgctgccagcccagctgctgccagactagctgctgccagcccagctgctgccagcccagctgctgccagcccagctgctgccagcccagctgctgccagcccagctgctgcGGGACCGGCTGTGGCACTGGTGGCGGCCAGGAGGGTGGCTGCGGAGCCGTGAGCTGCCGCGTCAGGTGGTGCCGCCCTGACTGCCGCGTGGAGGACACCTGCCTGCCCCCCTGCTGTGTGGTGAGCTGCATAccccccacctgctgccagcTGCACCACGCCCAGGCCTCCTGCTGCCGCCCGTCCTACTGTGGACAGTCCTGCTGCCGCCCTgcctgctgctgctactgctgtcagcccagctgctgccagcccacCTGCTGTGAGCCCACCTGTTAA